One genomic region from Camelus dromedarius isolate mCamDro1 chromosome 17, mCamDro1.pat, whole genome shotgun sequence encodes:
- the LOC135323304 gene encoding double homeobox protein 4-like protein 4, which yields MDDSRTPNGPRPSGQRRKRLVLKLSQKDALQALFQQNPYPGIKARESLARDLGIPESRIQVWFQNQRRRSLRQSRPPSGNILPDGQSHPVHEPQALTQDGRPKEAGRKRTFISPSQTGMLVQAFERDRFPGIATREELARQTGLPEPRIQIWFQNRRARHPEQSRGAPAKARAEDPDARPAPTVPSDQRPPPNIHNSAHQLPPTDPLDSFRSLAAEAPPLAPSFFVPCVPRGGWVGQPLMLLVVQPAPASQGAENPPHPGTDPGGTTAGPSPGGGLAPMPAALTPSAHGGACPHSSLHPGVAARPQPVPRSAPPHTGQHPAQPRSPHAPILQPEQAETHLWQQQAPSDQLTCPPLQPQPQPSGARGSGSLLDELLSDASLLEKAQPFLSDGTPEEGLWPTLEEPLSDDEFQALLDMLPGSPGPQESLRSSPIQASFPGMPSHG from the exons GCCCACGCCCAAGTGGACAGCGGAGAAAGAGGCTGGTTCTGAAGCTCAGTCAAAAGGATGCTCTGCAAGCCCTCTTTCAACAGAACCCCTACCCTGGCATCAAGGCCCGAGAGAGCCTGGCCCGAGACCTGGGCATTCCCGAAAGCAGAATTCAG GTTTGGTTCCAAAACCAACGAAGAAGAAGCCTAAGGCAGAGCCGACCGCCGTCGGGGAACATCTTACCAGACGGGCAATCGCATCCTGTGCACGAGCCTCAGGCTCTGACGCAAG ATGGCCGCCCAAAAGAGGCCGGGAGAAAGCGCACGTTCATCTCACCCTCTCAAACAGGGATGCTTGTGCAAGCCTTTGAGAGGGACCGCTTTCCTGGCATTGCCACCAGGGAAGAATTGGCTCGTCAAACAGGACTTCCCGAACCTCGAATCCAG ATATGGTTTCAGAACCGGAGAGCTCGGCACCcggagcagagcagaggggcGCCTGCCAAGGCCCGGGCAGAAGACCCCGATGCCAGACCAGCCCCGACTGTCCCATCGGACCAAAGGCCCCCGCCCAACATCCACAACAGCGCTCATCAATTGCCTCCAACTGATCCACTGGACAGCTTCCGGTCCCTTGCCGCTGAagcccctcctctggccccaagCTTCTTTGTGCCTTGTGTTCCCCGTGGTGGCTGGGTGGGCCAGCCTTTGATGCTCCTGGTGGTCCAGCCCGCCCCGGCTTCGCAGGGAGCAGAGAACCCTCCACATCCGGGAACAGACCCCGGCGGCACCACAGCAGGGCCGAGTCCAGGAGGGGGTCTCGCACCCATGCCCGCGGCACTCACGCCCTCCGCCCACGGAGGGGCCTGCCCGCACAGCAGCCTGCACCCTGGCGTGGCAGCACGCCCTCAGCCTGTCCCCCGCAGCGCTCCTCCACACACCGGGCAGCATCCGGCTCAGCCACGCAGCCCCCACGCGCCAATTCTGCAGCCCGAACAGGCCGAGACACACCTGTGGCAGCAGCAGGCCCCATCGGATCAGCTCACGTGTCCTCCGCTCCAACCGCAGCCCCAGCCCTCGGGCGCCAGAGGCTCAGGGAGCCTCTTAGATGAACTCTTGTCAGACGCCagccttctggaaaaggcacaaccTTTCCTGAGCGACGGCACCCCGGAAGAGGGACTTTGGCCAACCCTGGAAGAACCCCTCAGTGACGACGAATTCCAGGCCCTCCTGGACATGCTGCCAGGCTCGCCAGGGCCTCAGGAAAGCCTTCGGTCGAGCCCAATTCAGGCCTCCTTCCCTGGGATGCCGAGCCACGGCTGA